A window of Bacillus sp. BGMRC 2118 genomic DNA:
ATGAGACACTTCAGGCCACCAAGAAGGTGACCCGAAAGTATAGTGTCTACTTTTCAATCAGCAGTACACAGGCACCACCCGAATTTTGTCGAATTCCATAAACGTTGTGATAAGAGGGATAATTTGTTAAAATGTTACTACGCAAAAAGGAGGTGTATTGTAAATGCCTAAAGGAGAAGGAAAAGTTGTTGCACAAAATAAAAAGGCGACGCATGATTATTTTATTGAAGATACATACGAAGCGGGTATTGTCCTTCAAGGAACAGAGATTAAATCAGTTCGAGCAGGGAAGCTTAACTTAAAGGATTCCTATGCACGAGTATTTAATGGCGAGATGTATTTATACAACCTGCATATTAGCCCGTATGAGCAAGGAAACCGTTATAATCATGAGCCGTTACGTACGAGAAAGCTTCTTCTTCATAAAAAACAGATTGCCAATCTAATTGGCGTAACAAAGGAAGAAGGATATACAATTGTTCCACTCAAGATCTATTTGAAAAACGGGTTTGCCAAAGTATTAATTGGTCTTGGTAAAGGTAAGAAAAATTACGACAAGCGTGAGGACTTGAAGAAGAAAGAAGCGAAGCGTGATATTGAACGTGCTTTCAGAGAACGTCAGAAGTAAGGTAGCCAGATTTCATATTTGGAAAGCTAACTAGTAACTACCAATTGTATTACATCTTCAATGTGTTATAATAAGAATTGTCGTCAGGGAAGACAGACGGCAATTACAATTGAATAAGCAAGTAAGCTTATACTTCCCGTACTAACAACCCTTTTGATTTGAGAAGTAACATTCTTAAAATCATTTTATCATGGGGACGCTACGGATTCGACAGGGATAGTTCGAGCTTAGGTTGCGAGTCGAGGGGATCGGCCTCGTAAAAACGTCAAAGCCAATAACTGGCAAAACAAACAACAACTTCGCTTTAGCTGCTTAATAACAGTCTATAGCGGTTCCTCCCTCCATCGCCCATGTGGTAGGGTAAGGGACTCACTCTAAGTGGGCTACGCCGGAGTTCGCCGTCTGAGGACAAAGGAAGAGAACAACCAGACTAGCTACCTTAAAGCCTGTCGATAGGCCAAGAGGTTAGCGAATCGCTAATATATCGACTACACTCGTAGAAGCTTAAGTGCCGTTATGTCTGGACGTGGGTTCGATTAGTAATTAGTCGCCTTGTGTGGTAACACATAAGTGAAAATCCGGCTTTATCGGTGAAACCTAAGTCGCTCAATTAGTAGCGATACGGCAATGCCGAGCGGTATGTGGAGCAATCCAACAGCCGTGTATCGACTCATAGACTGCCCAAAGGGTAGCACTAGGATACGAAATGATACCTGTAAAAGGGTAAAAATATGTTTCGTATAATACGCCGGAGGACCTGATGCTACAGGTTCAAGATATAGTCAGTGCCATTTGCGAAAGCATGGAATTGCACGTCCCACCGTCTCCACCATACATAGGTGGATCCACGACCAACTGTGAGTTGGTCGTTTTTTATTGTTTAAAAACTCCTCCTCACATCAAAGTTATCATTAAGTTTTTCTGCAACTAAGGTTTGTCTTGCTTTCTCGTTACCAGCTTTAAAAATTAAACTTAAGTAAATAATTTTAAAGAGTGGTTCTAATCCTTTGTAGAAATCCTGTCTATCAGTGTATACTAAGGAGCAGACTTTTGGAAACAGATTGTAAATGAGATGTTATATAGAAAGATGGTGACACCGTATGTCAGGAGAACAGCGGAAAAAGCTATTTATATTAATGATTAATATGTTTATTGCGATTGGGAGCTTTGGGATTGTCATTCCGATTTTACCTGCTTATTTGGAGTCAATTAATCAGGGAGGAACAGCAGCTGGATTAATGATTGCAATATTTGCGGGAGCGCAGCTTATCTTTTCACCTATTGCAGGTAAGTGGACGGATCAATACGGCCGTAGAATGATGATTATTATTGGATTGATTGGACTTACTCTTTCAATGTTTGTGTTTTATGCGTTCGATTCTATATGGTGGTTGTATGCTTCCCGTGTGATCGGCGGCGTAGGAGCAGCACTCCTGATTCCGGCTATTTTTGCATATGTAGCAGATATAACAACATTAGAGCAACGTGCGAAAGGGAACAGTTTTGTATCGGCTGCAATGTCACTCGGAATTGTAATTGGACCTGGAATTGGTGGCTTCCTAGCAGACTTTGGCTTGAAAATGCCATTCTTAGTATCTGCAATTGTCTCATCTGTAGCGGTTATCTTTTCGGTAATTGTCTTAAAAGAGAGTCAAACGGAAAAGCCGTCAGTAGGTGGTCACGTGCCGGAAGAATCAATGGCGAAAATGCTGGTTCGTTCTGTTAAAATGCCATACTTCATTCCATTAATCATTACGCTTGTGATGAGCTTTGGGTTAATGGCGTATGAATCAGTACTTGGTTTGTTTGTTGATAACCAGTTTGGTGCAACGCCTCAGGAAATTGCTGTGATGATTACAGCAACGGGTATTGTCAGTGTAGTGGTTCAATTATTTATCGTCGATAAGCTTGTAAACCGTTTTG
This region includes:
- the smpB gene encoding SsrA-binding protein SmpB, with translation MPKGEGKVVAQNKKATHDYFIEDTYEAGIVLQGTEIKSVRAGKLNLKDSYARVFNGEMYLYNLHISPYEQGNRYNHEPLRTRKLLLHKKQIANLIGVTKEEGYTIVPLKIYLKNGFAKVLIGLGKGKKNYDKREDLKKKEAKRDIERAFRERQK
- a CDS encoding MFS transporter, which translates into the protein MSGEQRKKLFILMINMFIAIGSFGIVIPILPAYLESINQGGTAAGLMIAIFAGAQLIFSPIAGKWTDQYGRRMMIIIGLIGLTLSMFVFYAFDSIWWLYASRVIGGVGAALLIPAIFAYVADITTLEQRAKGNSFVSAAMSLGIVIGPGIGGFLADFGLKMPFLVSAIVSSVAVIFSVIVLKESQTEKPSVGGHVPEESMAKMLVRSVKMPYFIPLIITLVMSFGLMAYESVLGLFVDNQFGATPQEIAVMITATGIVSVVVQLFIVDKLVNRFGEGSVLNIFLGVVALGFFLSLFASSYVLFFGVTLIIFLATSILRPVLNTLISKMAGNEQGFAMGLNNTYMSLGNVIGPTLAGALYDVNIIYPFILGLVLLVVTLLVTIIWQRHSLKKNTPQKLEQA